Proteins found in one Enterococcus sp. 9D6_DIV0238 genomic segment:
- a CDS encoding sensor histidine kinase, with protein MTIKRRFLISYIGGITIACLSLVSIICIVLYVTTGRIPSPGTLYRTFTQQRSLSPEEELAYVKLRGIAKTEPEQLLYPEEDVKKMIQQFEGESLGVVVRQNEEINYYSQELVEKSLIVHFPKFDANNIETRGTIDNAGRLYRYMKFDFYFKNQVPGTLLVLKKENNILDFMTKWGIWIIVFILLLSIGGVLFLNQLLKKTIIQPLENLGSGMSEIGTGHLQAPMTKQPEKTALEVKQLTDDFEKMRTALISSTNEQEKLEINRKELVASISHDLKTPITSIIGYVEGLLDGVADSPEKQDKYLRTIHTKAIALNELIEELFLYSKLDADAIAFHFEAINISEFLKHLIEEFQLRKQQVSLELIDQTASSSKVYGDRMQLNRVFTNLIENSLKFKQNERPLTVDINISDQDQFVEIRVTDNGQGIAKEQLPFVFDHFYRGEKARPTQTGGSGLGLAIVKQIVDMHEGKVMIKSELDKGTTVSILLKKVDGGSSNV; from the coding sequence ATGACGATCAAAAGGCGTTTTCTCATTTCATATATTGGCGGAATAACGATTGCTTGTTTATCTTTGGTATCTATTATTTGCATCGTTTTGTACGTTACGACTGGGCGTATTCCTAGCCCTGGAACGTTATACCGAACCTTTACACAGCAACGTTCATTAAGTCCGGAGGAAGAACTAGCGTATGTCAAACTTCGGGGGATCGCAAAAACAGAACCGGAACAATTACTGTATCCGGAAGAGGATGTAAAAAAGATGATCCAGCAGTTTGAAGGAGAATCTCTAGGCGTCGTTGTACGTCAAAATGAAGAAATCAATTACTATTCACAAGAACTGGTAGAAAAATCATTGATCGTTCATTTTCCTAAATTTGATGCCAATAATATTGAAACCAGAGGAACGATCGACAATGCTGGACGTTTGTACCGATACATGAAATTTGATTTCTACTTTAAAAATCAGGTTCCAGGAACACTATTAGTATTAAAAAAAGAAAATAACATCCTTGATTTTATGACTAAGTGGGGGATTTGGATCATTGTTTTTATCTTATTATTGTCTATTGGCGGAGTGCTGTTTTTAAACCAACTATTAAAGAAAACGATCATTCAACCTTTGGAAAACTTAGGCAGTGGTATGTCAGAGATAGGAACAGGACATTTACAAGCGCCAATGACCAAACAGCCGGAAAAGACTGCTTTGGAAGTCAAGCAATTGACAGATGATTTTGAAAAAATGCGGACGGCTTTGATCAGCTCTACGAACGAACAAGAAAAGCTTGAGATCAATCGGAAAGAGCTGGTTGCCAGTATCTCTCATGATTTGAAAACACCGATCACATCGATCATCGGTTATGTGGAAGGCTTACTTGATGGTGTAGCAGATTCACCTGAAAAACAAGACAAGTATTTGCGGACGATCCATACGAAAGCTATTGCTTTGAATGAGTTGATCGAAGAATTATTTCTTTATTCAAAATTAGATGCTGATGCCATAGCCTTTCATTTTGAAGCAATCAATATCAGTGAGTTCCTAAAACATTTGATCGAAGAATTTCAGTTACGGAAGCAGCAGGTTTCACTGGAGCTTATTGATCAAACAGCTTCTTCAAGTAAGGTATACGGTGATCGCATGCAGTTAAATCGAGTCTTTACGAATTTAATTGAAAATAGTCTGAAATTCAAGCAAAATGAACGTCCTCTAACGGTGGATATCAACATTTCTGATCAAGATCAGTTCGTAGAAATTCGTGTGACAGATAATGGTCAAGGAATCGCTAAAGAGCAGCTGCCTTTCGTTTTTGACCATTTTTATCGAGGTGAAAAAGCTAGACCGACACAGACAGGCGGTAGCGGGCTAGGACTTGCGATCGTTAAACAAATCGTCGATATGCATGAAGGAAAAGTAATGATCAAAAGTGAACTGGACAAAGGGACAACAGTCAGTATTTTATTGAAGAAAGTTGATGGAGGATCGTCGAATGTCTGA
- a CDS encoding DUF4822 domain-containing protein, which produces MNKNNKKIIVGVSSLAILLAGCSVGTQESLGVKSSDQPTVEKLNQTKDKTKGDKLTKILGQTNWRGTKVYDKDHNDLTKENANFIGLAKYDRKTGQYEFFDANTGESRGDRGTFFITNDGTKRILISESMNYQAVVGITELTNKKFTYTRKGKDQAGNEVDVFVEHIPYNKGKLTFTEPAKILNTTTGTIETKRNGAAILGEQLWNGTKVLDEAGNDVTAYNKNFISLAKFDADTNKYEFFNLETGISRGDFGYFDVLNNNKIRAHVSIGQNKYGAALELTELNNKKFTYKRTGKDQNGSDITVFVEHEPYTGDYAPEFSF; this is translated from the coding sequence ATGAATAAAAATAACAAAAAAATAATCGTTGGGGTATCAAGTTTGGCTATATTGTTAGCAGGTTGCAGTGTGGGGACACAAGAATCTTTAGGTGTCAAAAGCAGTGATCAGCCCACAGTTGAAAAATTGAATCAAACAAAGGATAAAACCAAAGGCGATAAACTGACAAAAATTTTAGGACAAACGAACTGGCGGGGAACTAAAGTCTATGATAAAGACCATAACGATTTAACAAAAGAAAATGCGAATTTTATTGGTCTAGCAAAATATGATCGCAAAACAGGTCAATATGAATTTTTTGATGCAAACACAGGAGAAAGTCGGGGAGACCGAGGTACTTTCTTTATCACTAATGATGGAACGAAAAGAATCTTGATCTCAGAATCGATGAACTATCAAGCAGTTGTTGGTATTACAGAACTAACGAATAAAAAATTTACGTATACACGAAAAGGCAAAGATCAGGCTGGAAATGAAGTAGATGTATTTGTAGAACATATCCCGTATAATAAAGGAAAGCTGACATTTACAGAACCAGCTAAAATACTCAACACAACGACTGGCACGATCGAGACGAAACGAAACGGTGCGGCAATTTTAGGCGAACAACTATGGAATGGCACTAAAGTTCTTGATGAAGCAGGAAATGATGTTACAGCCTACAATAAAAATTTCATTAGTTTGGCAAAATTTGATGCTGATACGAATAAGTATGAATTTTTCAATTTGGAAACTGGGATCAGTCGCGGTGATTTTGGTTACTTTGATGTATTGAACAACAATAAAATCCGTGCACATGTCTCAATCGGACAAAATAAATATGGGGCAGCACTGGAATTAACGGAATTGAACAATAAAAAATTCACCTATAAACGGACTGGAAAAGATCAAAACGGCAGTGATATCACTGTTTTTGTAGAGCATGAACCTTATACTGGAGACTATGCTCCTGAATTTAGTTTCTGA
- a CDS encoding nucleoside 2-deoxyribosyltransferase — protein sequence MKRVYLASPFFNEEEIAYVEQVEKILAQKNLSVFSPMRHPLDNGAEVGSRQWSIETFTDDIKHIKWAEIVVAIYHGNYSDSGTAWELGYAYATDKPVILVHIDPNGLSNLMVHEGAHASITLDELATYDFDLLPASFYSGKML from the coding sequence ATGAAACGTGTTTATTTAGCTAGTCCATTTTTTAATGAGGAAGAAATTGCGTATGTAGAGCAGGTAGAAAAAATTTTAGCTCAAAAAAACTTATCTGTCTTTTCACCGATGCGTCATCCTCTAGATAATGGAGCCGAAGTGGGTTCACGACAATGGTCGATCGAAACCTTTACAGATGACATCAAACATATAAAATGGGCAGAAATCGTCGTTGCGATCTATCATGGAAATTATTCTGATAGTGGAACAGCATGGGAATTAGGTTATGCTTATGCCACAGATAAACCAGTGATTTTAGTGCATATCGATCCGAATGGCTTGAGTAATTTGATGGTGCATGAAGGAGCCCATGCTTCGATCACTCTCGATGAGCTGGCAACGTATGATTTTGATTTATTACCAGCGTCATTTTACTCAGGAAAGATGCTTTAA
- a CDS encoding DUF975 family protein encodes MKTRAELKTEAKAVLRGRWKDSVLMSLVPTLISIAIGLILFILLVLPVILFVQNNPDIVSGTASYDGNSGGGGGGGLVGGLLAALFSAGISWTYLDLLRGKRQEIRPFSDAFRGFSGPVILGVICVYLLMTIFIFLWSLLFIIPGIIKGYAYSQAYFVYYDTYEETGERSGFLECITRSRKLMKGYKGQLFLLDLSFLGWHILAILTAGIGYLWLTPYITATKAAFYENLPK; translated from the coding sequence ATGAAAACAAGAGCTGAATTAAAAACAGAAGCAAAAGCAGTACTTCGTGGACGCTGGAAGGATAGTGTGTTGATGTCATTGGTCCCTACCTTGATTTCAATTGCAATCGGTCTTATTTTGTTTATTTTACTGGTTTTACCAGTGATCTTATTCGTCCAGAACAACCCGGATATCGTAAGCGGTACAGCAAGCTATGATGGAAATTCCGGTGGAGGCGGCGGAGGAGGACTCGTTGGTGGTCTATTGGCAGCATTATTTAGTGCTGGGATTTCATGGACGTATCTTGATTTGTTACGTGGAAAAAGACAAGAAATCCGACCATTTTCTGATGCCTTCCGTGGTTTTTCCGGTCCAGTTATTTTAGGTGTGATCTGTGTTTATCTATTAATGACGATCTTCATTTTCTTATGGTCGTTATTATTTATCATCCCAGGGATCATTAAAGGCTATGCTTATTCACAAGCTTATTTTGTCTATTATGATACGTATGAAGAGACAGGAGAACGTTCTGGCTTTTTAGAGTGTATCACACGCAGCCGTAAGCTGATGAAAGGGTATAAAGGGCAATTATTCCTATTAGATTTAAGTTTCCTAGGCTGGCATATTTTGGCAATTCTTACAGCTGGAATTGGTTATTTATGGTTGACTCCTTATATAACAGCTACCAAAGCAGCTTTTTATGAAAACTTACCAAAATAG
- a CDS encoding HEPN domain-containing protein — protein MELFLRHTTKVEIKGIEDQLDLLIYQNEERNVSLMYIHFYNKDRAISSSTILPSFFENLEATLSNGAKILLVGCKRVQHTSEISYHREVFKYEVDYVIDGASIEENRFFKAYYKVSGIMKWFQKTNFVFGLKGNHYIDISNDNKLIIYEAKDHKIEYYVGYSLPNDFLKETITITQNPSIIIESKEAQKIQWFDTKFNDFKAIIELAIHKRINYQKVSMQAIPPKDFTPINSVLYSVDSSFSTRKNKEEGGYINYLFTCQDLVDSGNLNDWHKKRSKLEPVLDLYLEVYYSGTSKIENHFLNICQALETYHARMISDSKNEYKKMAKSKLEGYQSEWEKFLIRDPRKSHILLSERLSDLMFIDYPRYIFSGSFKFFDFPQIVSDTRNYFTHYNINKEKKALKGENLVESISLLRGILEYHLLKEIGFTDGNIFKNLNEYFLQVRTNTEYRNALRDSDKEKFGIEEQ, from the coding sequence ATGGAATTATTTTTAAGACATACTACGAAGGTTGAAATAAAAGGAATAGAAGATCAACTAGATTTACTAATTTATCAAAATGAAGAAAGAAATGTTAGTTTAATGTACATTCATTTTTATAATAAAGATCGAGCAATTAGTTCTTCAACAATACTCCCCTCTTTTTTTGAAAATTTAGAAGCTACTTTATCTAATGGCGCAAAAATACTTTTGGTTGGGTGCAAAAGAGTTCAACATACTTCTGAAATATCTTATCATAGAGAAGTTTTTAAATATGAGGTTGATTATGTAATAGATGGAGCATCTATTGAAGAAAACAGGTTTTTTAAAGCATATTATAAAGTTTCTGGAATAATGAAGTGGTTTCAGAAAACTAATTTCGTATTTGGATTGAAAGGTAATCATTATATTGATATTTCAAATGACAATAAGTTAATTATATATGAAGCAAAAGACCATAAAATTGAGTACTATGTTGGTTACTCACTTCCTAACGATTTTCTAAAAGAAACTATTACTATTACTCAAAATCCATCAATTATTATCGAAAGTAAAGAAGCACAAAAAATACAGTGGTTTGATACAAAATTTAATGATTTTAAAGCTATCATAGAGTTGGCAATTCATAAAAGAATCAATTATCAAAAAGTATCGATGCAAGCAATACCTCCTAAAGATTTTACTCCAATTAATAGCGTATTGTATAGTGTAGACTCATCCTTTTCTACTCGAAAAAATAAAGAGGAAGGTGGGTATATTAATTATCTATTTACCTGTCAAGATTTAGTTGACTCAGGTAATTTGAATGATTGGCATAAGAAGAGGAGTAAATTAGAGCCTGTTCTTGATTTATATTTGGAAGTCTATTATTCTGGTACTTCGAAAATCGAAAATCACTTTTTAAATATATGTCAAGCGTTGGAAACCTATCATGCTAGAATGATATCTGATTCAAAGAATGAATATAAAAAAATGGCTAAAAGTAAGCTTGAAGGGTATCAATCAGAATGGGAAAAGTTTCTCATTAGAGATCCAAGAAAATCTCATATCTTGTTGAGTGAAAGACTATCGGATTTAATGTTTATTGATTATCCAAGATATATTTTTTCTGGAAGTTTTAAATTTTTTGATTTTCCACAAATTGTTTCGGATACTAGAAACTACTTTACTCATTATAATATTAATAAAGAAAAAAAAGCATTAAAGGGTGAAAATTTAGTAGAGTCTATAAGTTTATTGAGAGGGATACTAGAGTATCATTTATTGAAAGAAATAGGTTTCACAGATGGAAATATTTTTAAAAACTTGAATGAATATTTTTTACAGGTGAGAACTAATACAGAATATAGAAATGCTTTACGCGATTCAGATAAAGAAAAGTTTGGAATTGAAGAACAATAA
- a CDS encoding DUF4767 domain-containing protein has product MMIKIKKLNDFMNTWGQAMNQTYKQYSPNNNVDLYGLQLPDSVLNNNQWQAVIGNTPIVINWSENGEEESGYSLVAVYSDAEAQNYLSKHVYFFTINSGIPKVLITSQNQGNPNNYLYFKETENKELRDGFSNIVNSSVVFDDVKSNFTKDEQLSYFISNYDQLPYKGYLTTENDGNGTRITYYVDGSISNDKQAISEAIEHLEAISLSVQQKV; this is encoded by the coding sequence ATGATGATAAAAATAAAAAAGCTTAATGACTTTATGAATACTTGGGGACAAGCAATGAATCAGACGTATAAACAATACAGTCCGAATAATAATGTTGATTTATACGGTTTACAACTCCCTGACTCGGTTCTGAATAACAATCAGTGGCAGGCGGTTATTGGTAACACGCCAATAGTTATAAATTGGTCAGAAAATGGTGAAGAAGAATCAGGTTATTCTTTAGTAGCTGTTTATTCGGATGCAGAGGCACAAAATTATTTATCGAAGCATGTTTACTTTTTTACCATTAATTCAGGAATACCCAAAGTGTTAATAACTAGTCAGAATCAAGGAAATCCAAATAATTATTTATACTTTAAAGAAACAGAGAACAAAGAGCTTAGAGATGGTTTTAGTAATATTGTGAACAGTAGTGTAGTTTTTGATGATGTTAAATCAAATTTTACCAAAGATGAACAACTCAGCTATTTTATCAGCAACTATGATCAATTGCCTTATAAAGGCTATCTAACGACTGAAAATGATGGCAATGGTACAAGGATTACTTATTATGTTGATGGGTCTATTTCAAATGATAAGCAAGCTATATCAGAGGCAATTGAACATCTGGAAGCAATTAGTCTATCTGTTCAGCAGAAGGTTTAG